A genomic window from Punica granatum isolate Tunisia-2019 chromosome 2, ASM765513v2, whole genome shotgun sequence includes:
- the LOC116197831 gene encoding protein CROWDED NUCLEI 2-like has protein sequence MAMKSSSVELFLAGEEENDFGFELLPLEPEDLALSQWELVDPSDADSNSSRSDPDTDLGSSSPVNHPLPIPFRVTAGRAFFLDDNGQWVDRAGNPAPVVEQIMLTAVECTAAQARFRGGVVPDDDYEDEDGEDDDDDDDDGLDDELVPRHLRGKLGRQRMRKLGKRACSKMNSSKRSPHLYMKPGCVYGKHGLGLKHSLC, from the coding sequence ATGGCGATGAAGTCATCATCGGTTGAACTCTTCCTCGCCGGCGAAGAAGAAAACGACTTCGGCTTCGAGCTTCTCCCCCTCGAACCCGAAGACCTCGCCCTCTCCCAGTGGGAACTCGTCGACCCCTCCGATGCCGACTCCAACTCCAGCCGCTCCGACCCTGACACCGATCTTGGATCCTCATCCCCCGTCAACCATCCCCTCCCCATACCCTTCCGCGTCACTGCAGGTCGCGCTTTCTTCCTCGACGACAACGGCCAGTGGGTCGATCGCGCCGGAAACCCCGCCCCCGTCGTCGAGCAGATTATGCTGACGGCCGTGGAGTGCACCGCCGCGCAGGCCCGGTTCCGCGGTGGCGTGGTGCCGGATGATGAttatgaagatgaggatggcgaggacgacgacgacgacgacgacgacgggTTGGATGACGAGCTGGTGCCGCGGCACCTCCGGGGGAAGCTGGGGAGACAGAGGATGAGGAAGCTGGGGAAGAGGGCCTGCTCGAAGATGAACAGTTCGAAGCGGTCGCCGCACCTGTACATGAAGCCCGGG